A region of Bacteroidota bacterium DNA encodes the following proteins:
- a CDS encoding DNA-3-methyladenine glycosylase has protein sequence MPLPTKSTKLPRSFYLRSTLTVARDLPGRYFVRRTGRKLLVGKIVEVEAYLGELDPASHAYRGPTERNEAMFLSGGHLYVYFTYGMHFCCNVVTGNEGRGRAVLLRAVEPVGGIEYMAANRGMKIPPPDHALKNLIQLTNGPAKLCEAFGIAREHDGADLLGNELFITRGERVPDSALASSPRIGITRGVEKRWRFYIRGNPFVSKRPN, from the coding sequence ATCCCCCTGCCCACAAAGAGTACGAAGCTCCCCCGGTCGTTCTACCTCCGTTCCACCCTCACCGTCGCAAGGGACCTCCCCGGCAGGTATTTTGTCCGCCGGACCGGCCGCAAACTACTCGTTGGAAAGATCGTCGAGGTCGAAGCCTACCTCGGGGAGCTTGACCCCGCAAGCCATGCCTACCGCGGCCCGACGGAGAGAAACGAGGCGATGTTCTTGTCCGGGGGCCATCTCTACGTCTACTTCACCTACGGAATGCACTTCTGTTGCAACGTCGTGACCGGGAACGAGGGCCGGGGAAGAGCGGTGCTTTTGCGCGCCGTGGAACCGGTCGGGGGGATCGAATACATGGCGGCAAACAGGGGAATGAAAATCCCGCCTCCGGATCACGCCCTGAAGAATCTGATCCAGCTGACGAACGGCCCGGCGAAACTCTGCGAGGCGTTCGGGATAGCGAGAGAGCACGACGGAGCCGACCTGTTGGGAAACGAGCTGTTCATCACCCGCGGCGAGCGTGTCCCGGACTCCGCCCTTGCATCAAGTCCCCGGATCGGCATCACACGCGGAGTTGAAAAAAGGTGGAG